The Oryzias latipes chromosome 4, ASM223467v1 genome includes a window with the following:
- the LOC111947400 gene encoding uncharacterized protein LOC111947400 isoform X2, with translation MAQSPTVDQLCMPSTSGQQSVTEPSHDIGSLIKEVQDLLGPAEDPTPSHWTARKASSLEKWTVLRPFMVDQMLQSGKPKGGQCHHCRSQVAVIVCHDCLPRPLYCASCDLAVHDNRVLHNRSATVEGFYRPLPPTTFIKEEGGKLTFHERACLLPVVLPCCDCSTGQTEVSAGKQVILIGMNGRYNLSLPNVTCSCGKTWDVGIGDLVESGYWPATVHFETLYTVDLFTSYEDLKITAPGMSRHAFVGMLEQRTKVFGRSGKICGDTMQKSFLEWSYAKFEVERLSLVHHFKCPACTPSMLAVAVDGNRKLYRFRSQPGPDGFFDGVFLAKDTEVASFVDYIHGATRHNPGKGRCGGGEWLAARESSHKSASKVDEEGVEVAVCRHGVLLKGLNMFRGEIFAYPLFLQKELAAQNVGFFCSDVVCKYWPYLQKVVRHCPELQGLLTMHPFLSIMHAKAHSWMCELQWGGRNQEGAGITMGEEVEQVNSFLSRAAICSKYMSKAVRTDILTIQAIGWNKRKVEKLDQILAKRYIKTAQRISEALADLDQLTKELSIQEDTVQQWVSDVKNWAADSTGHNDLEKNIEGLYLSIKQRKYELYRKADGNKRRHLLRKKIATEKRALDDAITKRNTDLSETEKLPSSDVLLAHENYFWPWECHGDMVKKKQLFDKVMLLTRLKEEKVIVVREVKQHWEYLRNAVGMLEELSSQISEGITEQSNTDALTEQGREGLLCLLKRRSTELRARQDAARKIYQNVLGLQALCLDDSSTDEENLDSSSSDEDI, from the exons ATGGCTCAAAGTCCAACTGTAGACCAATTGTGCATGCCATCTACTAGTGGACAGCAGAGTGTGACAGAACCTTCTCACGATATAG GGTCCCTCATCAAAGAGGTTCAAGACCTTCTGGGCCCCGCTGAAGACCCAACTCCATCACACTGGACGGCTAGGAAAGCTTCGTCCTTGGAAAAGTGGACAGTGTTGAGACCTTTTATGGTCGATCAGATGTTGCAATCTGGGAAGCCAAAAGGGGGACAATGCCATCACTGTCGCTCTCAGGTTGCAGTAATAGTGTGTCACGACTGTTTGCCAAGACCACTTTATTGTGCGTCATGTGATTTGGCTGTACATGACAACAGAGTACTTCACAACCGATCAGCGACGGTGGAGGGATTTTATAGGCCACTCCCACCAACCACTTTCATCAAGGAAGAGGGAGGAAAACTTACTTTCCACGAAAGAG CATGCCTTTTGCCTGTCGTCCTTCCCTGCTGTGACTGCTCTACTGGTCAAACAGAagtttctgcaggaaaacaagTGATTCTGATTGGAATGAATG gacGATACAACCTATCCCTGCCAAATGTTACCTGTTCCTGTGGAAAAACCTGGGATGTTGGCATTGGTGATTTGGTTGAAAGTGGATATTGGCCAGCCACAGTACATTTTGAGACTTTATATACAGTGGATTTGTTCACATCATAtgaagatcttaaaattactgcaCCAGGAATGTCAAGGCATGCTTTTGTCGGAATGCTTGAACAGCGCACTAAAGTCTTTGGTCGA AGTGGAAAAATATGTGGCGACACCATGCAGAAATCTTTTCTGGAGTGGTCCTATGCCAAATTTGAAGTTGAGAGGCTGTCACTGGTGCATCACTTTAAGTGCCCAGCATGCACCCCCTCCATGTTGGCTGTTGCAGTGGATGGGAACCGCAAACTTTACCGCTTCAGAAGCCAACCAGG acCTGATGGATTTTTTGACGGTGTTTTTTTGGCGAAAGATACAGAGGTGGCCTCTTTTGTGGACTATATCCATGGTGCAACACGACAT AATCCTGGAAAGGGAAGATGTGGAGGAGGCGAGTGGTTAGCAGCACGAGAGTCCTCTCACAAATCTGCCAGCAAAGTGGATGAGGAAGGTGTTGAGGTTGCTGTGTGCCGTCATGGGGTCTTGTTGAAAGGACTCAATATGTTCCGTGGAGAAATTTTTGCATATCCTCTCTTTCTCCAAAAAGAACTTGCTGCTCAGAATGTAGGGTTTTTCTGCTCCGATGTGGTGTGCAAATATTGGCCATATCTGCAGAAGGTTGTGCGCCACTGTCCTGAACTACAGGGGTTGTTGACAATGCATCCTTTCCTCTCAATCATGCATGCTAAAGCACATTCCTGGATGTGTGAG TTGCAGTGGGGAGGTCGAAACCAAGAGGGAGCAGGAATAACAATGGGGGAGGAGGTTGAGCAAGTGAACAGCTTCCTGTCTCGGGCAGCCATATGTTCTAAATACATGTCCAAAGCTG TACGCACAGATATCCTTACGATACAGGCTATTGGATGGAACAAGCGGAAGGTGGAAAAGCTTGACCAGATTCTAGCAAAAAGATACATCAAG ACCGCACAAAGGATTTCTGAAGCATTGGCAGATCTTGATCAACTAACTAAAGAGCTGTCGATACAAGAAGACACTGTCCAGCAATGGGTGTCTGATGTAAAAAATTGGGCTGCAG ATTCAACTGGTCATAATGAccttgaaaaaaacattgaaggacTGTATCTGAGCATCAAACAGAGGAAATATGAATTGTATCGCAAGGCtg aTGGCAACAAACGGCGTCATCTATTACGAAAGAAGATTGCTACAGAAAAGAGAGCCTTAGACGATGCCATCACAAAACGAAACActgatttgtctgaaacagAGAAATTACCTTCTTCTGATGTGCTTTTGGCTCATGAGAACTATTTCTGGCCTTGGGAat GTCATGGTGACATGGttaagaaaaagcagctttttgacAAGGTAATGCTGCTGACCAGGTTGAAAGAAGAGAAGGTCATTGTGGTTCGGGAAGTTAAGCAGCACTGGGAGTACCTAAGGAATGCGGTTGGGATGCTTGAAGAGCTTTCTTCTCAGATTTCTGAAGGGATCACTGAGCAAA GCAACACTGACGCCTTGACAGAGCAAGGACGAGAGGGGCTACTGTGTTTGCTGAAAAGAAGGTCGACAGAACTCCGTGCTCGACAGGATGCTGCACGCAAAATATACCAGAATGTTTTGGGATTGCAAGCATTGTGTTTAGATGACTCTTCcacagatgaggaaaacttaGACAGTAGTTCCTCGGATGAAGATATTTGA
- the LOC111947401 gene encoding uncharacterized protein LOC111947401 isoform X1, translating to MEFLLCPNFNTLDRNSMSLSLFVYMFFMLENNANPVVRLQNTNVKMPRGSTTKLCVSCKAVIGVATKTCKVCQTIQPMRQRLAKKLEKFQSKKETWLQKHKKNKTTTHVLDEASVLVEKLNTLGQKAIVFIARPGKKTSTWHTHVIHPRWQLTDQAGQCLDRMKDLYELMINAGVPAKKKKKRDNKKDSPGECSHGGEDQFYPVKQVLKTKKQKGKLMEFVEWEPCSMCGKTWSPQWVEKRNTKK from the exons atggAATTTCTGCTGTGCCCCAATTTCAACACCTTAGATAGAAACAGCATGTCAttaagtttatttgtttatatgttttttatgcTGGAAAATAATGCAAATCCAGTGGTTCGACTCCAGAACACAAAT GTCAAGATGCCACGAGGATCTACAACAAAACTTTGTGTCAGCTGCAAAGCTGTGATTGGTGTGGCAACTAAGACATGTAAAGTATGCCAAACAATCCAGCCAATGAGGCAAAGGCTTGCCAAAAAACTGGAGAAGTTTCAATCCAAAAAGGAGACTTGgttgcaaaaacacaagaaaaacaaaaccaccacACATGTTTTGGATGAGGCATCGGTTTTG GTGGAAAAGTTGAATACTTTGGGACAAAAAGCCATTGTGTTTATTGCCAGACCTGGAAAGAAAACATCTACGTGGCATACACATGTCATTCACCCTAGGTGGCAATTAACCGATCAAGCTGGACAGTGTCTGGACCGCATGAAAGACCTATATGAGCTAATGATCAATG CAGGTGTtccagcaaagaaaaagaaaaaaagagataacaaGAAAGATTCACCTGGAG agTGCAGCCATGGGGGAGAAGATCAGTTTTACCCAGTGAAGCAGGTCttgaagacaaaaaagcagaag GGGAAATTAATGGAGTTTGTTGAATGGGAGCCATGTTCCATGTG TGGGAAAACATGGTCTCCACAGTGGGTGGAAAAAAGgaacaccaaaaaataa
- the LOC111947401 gene encoding uncharacterized protein LOC111947401 isoform X2, protein MPRGSTTKLCVSCKAVIGVATKTCKVCQTIQPMRQRLAKKLEKFQSKKETWLQKHKKNKTTTHVLDEASVLVEKLNTLGQKAIVFIARPGKKTSTWHTHVIHPRWQLTDQAGQCLDRMKDLYELMINAGVPAKKKKKRDNKKDSPGECSHGGEDQFYPVKQVLKTKKQKGKLMEFVEWEPCSMCGKTWSPQWVEKRNTKK, encoded by the exons ATGCCACGAGGATCTACAACAAAACTTTGTGTCAGCTGCAAAGCTGTGATTGGTGTGGCAACTAAGACATGTAAAGTATGCCAAACAATCCAGCCAATGAGGCAAAGGCTTGCCAAAAAACTGGAGAAGTTTCAATCCAAAAAGGAGACTTGgttgcaaaaacacaagaaaaacaaaaccaccacACATGTTTTGGATGAGGCATCGGTTTTG GTGGAAAAGTTGAATACTTTGGGACAAAAAGCCATTGTGTTTATTGCCAGACCTGGAAAGAAAACATCTACGTGGCATACACATGTCATTCACCCTAGGTGGCAATTAACCGATCAAGCTGGACAGTGTCTGGACCGCATGAAAGACCTATATGAGCTAATGATCAATG CAGGTGTtccagcaaagaaaaagaaaaaaagagataacaaGAAAGATTCACCTGGAG agTGCAGCCATGGGGGAGAAGATCAGTTTTACCCAGTGAAGCAGGTCttgaagacaaaaaagcagaag GGGAAATTAATGGAGTTTGTTGAATGGGAGCCATGTTCCATGTG TGGGAAAACATGGTCTCCACAGTGGGTGGAAAAAAGgaacaccaaaaaataa
- the LOC111947400 gene encoding uncharacterized protein LOC111947400 isoform X1: MEPVGDKVDDALFLADALIEEFKRKQPAAVQPSGTGPVTFVRHEEDEYGNPLPKRRRTGERRKPVSSKRTPTMAQSPTVDQLCMPSTSGQQSVTEPSHDIGSLIKEVQDLLGPAEDPTPSHWTARKASSLEKWTVLRPFMVDQMLQSGKPKGGQCHHCRSQVAVIVCHDCLPRPLYCASCDLAVHDNRVLHNRSATVEGFYRPLPPTTFIKEEGGKLTFHERACLLPVVLPCCDCSTGQTEVSAGKQVILIGMNGRYNLSLPNVTCSCGKTWDVGIGDLVESGYWPATVHFETLYTVDLFTSYEDLKITAPGMSRHAFVGMLEQRTKVFGRSGKICGDTMQKSFLEWSYAKFEVERLSLVHHFKCPACTPSMLAVAVDGNRKLYRFRSQPGPDGFFDGVFLAKDTEVASFVDYIHGATRHNPGKGRCGGGEWLAARESSHKSASKVDEEGVEVAVCRHGVLLKGLNMFRGEIFAYPLFLQKELAAQNVGFFCSDVVCKYWPYLQKVVRHCPELQGLLTMHPFLSIMHAKAHSWMCELQWGGRNQEGAGITMGEEVEQVNSFLSRAAICSKYMSKAVRTDILTIQAIGWNKRKVEKLDQILAKRYIKTAQRISEALADLDQLTKELSIQEDTVQQWVSDVKNWAADSTGHNDLEKNIEGLYLSIKQRKYELYRKADGNKRRHLLRKKIATEKRALDDAITKRNTDLSETEKLPSSDVLLAHENYFWPWECHGDMVKKKQLFDKVMLLTRLKEEKVIVVREVKQHWEYLRNAVGMLEELSSQISEGITEQSNTDALTEQGREGLLCLLKRRSTELRARQDAARKIYQNVLGLQALCLDDSSTDEENLDSSSSDEDI; encoded by the exons ATGGAGCCGGTAGGGGACAAAGTCGATGACGCTTTATTTCTCGCAGACGCGCTTATAGAAGAATTCAAG CGTAAACAGCCTGCAGCTGTACAACCGTCGGGAACAGGCCCAGTGACCTTTGTTAGGCACGAGGAGGACGAGTATGGAAATCCTTTGCCTAAACGTCGTAGAACAGGAGAGCGGCGGAAACCTGTTTCATCCAAAA GAACTCCAACAATGGCTCAAAGTCCAACTGTAGACCAATTGTGCATGCCATCTACTAGTGGACAGCAGAGTGTGACAGAACCTTCTCACGATATAG GGTCCCTCATCAAAGAGGTTCAAGACCTTCTGGGCCCCGCTGAAGACCCAACTCCATCACACTGGACGGCTAGGAAAGCTTCGTCCTTGGAAAAGTGGACAGTGTTGAGACCTTTTATGGTCGATCAGATGTTGCAATCTGGGAAGCCAAAAGGGGGACAATGCCATCACTGTCGCTCTCAGGTTGCAGTAATAGTGTGTCACGACTGTTTGCCAAGACCACTTTATTGTGCGTCATGTGATTTGGCTGTACATGACAACAGAGTACTTCACAACCGATCAGCGACGGTGGAGGGATTTTATAGGCCACTCCCACCAACCACTTTCATCAAGGAAGAGGGAGGAAAACTTACTTTCCACGAAAGAG CATGCCTTTTGCCTGTCGTCCTTCCCTGCTGTGACTGCTCTACTGGTCAAACAGAagtttctgcaggaaaacaagTGATTCTGATTGGAATGAATG gacGATACAACCTATCCCTGCCAAATGTTACCTGTTCCTGTGGAAAAACCTGGGATGTTGGCATTGGTGATTTGGTTGAAAGTGGATATTGGCCAGCCACAGTACATTTTGAGACTTTATATACAGTGGATTTGTTCACATCATAtgaagatcttaaaattactgcaCCAGGAATGTCAAGGCATGCTTTTGTCGGAATGCTTGAACAGCGCACTAAAGTCTTTGGTCGA AGTGGAAAAATATGTGGCGACACCATGCAGAAATCTTTTCTGGAGTGGTCCTATGCCAAATTTGAAGTTGAGAGGCTGTCACTGGTGCATCACTTTAAGTGCCCAGCATGCACCCCCTCCATGTTGGCTGTTGCAGTGGATGGGAACCGCAAACTTTACCGCTTCAGAAGCCAACCAGG acCTGATGGATTTTTTGACGGTGTTTTTTTGGCGAAAGATACAGAGGTGGCCTCTTTTGTGGACTATATCCATGGTGCAACACGACAT AATCCTGGAAAGGGAAGATGTGGAGGAGGCGAGTGGTTAGCAGCACGAGAGTCCTCTCACAAATCTGCCAGCAAAGTGGATGAGGAAGGTGTTGAGGTTGCTGTGTGCCGTCATGGGGTCTTGTTGAAAGGACTCAATATGTTCCGTGGAGAAATTTTTGCATATCCTCTCTTTCTCCAAAAAGAACTTGCTGCTCAGAATGTAGGGTTTTTCTGCTCCGATGTGGTGTGCAAATATTGGCCATATCTGCAGAAGGTTGTGCGCCACTGTCCTGAACTACAGGGGTTGTTGACAATGCATCCTTTCCTCTCAATCATGCATGCTAAAGCACATTCCTGGATGTGTGAG TTGCAGTGGGGAGGTCGAAACCAAGAGGGAGCAGGAATAACAATGGGGGAGGAGGTTGAGCAAGTGAACAGCTTCCTGTCTCGGGCAGCCATATGTTCTAAATACATGTCCAAAGCTG TACGCACAGATATCCTTACGATACAGGCTATTGGATGGAACAAGCGGAAGGTGGAAAAGCTTGACCAGATTCTAGCAAAAAGATACATCAAG ACCGCACAAAGGATTTCTGAAGCATTGGCAGATCTTGATCAACTAACTAAAGAGCTGTCGATACAAGAAGACACTGTCCAGCAATGGGTGTCTGATGTAAAAAATTGGGCTGCAG ATTCAACTGGTCATAATGAccttgaaaaaaacattgaaggacTGTATCTGAGCATCAAACAGAGGAAATATGAATTGTATCGCAAGGCtg aTGGCAACAAACGGCGTCATCTATTACGAAAGAAGATTGCTACAGAAAAGAGAGCCTTAGACGATGCCATCACAAAACGAAACActgatttgtctgaaacagAGAAATTACCTTCTTCTGATGTGCTTTTGGCTCATGAGAACTATTTCTGGCCTTGGGAat GTCATGGTGACATGGttaagaaaaagcagctttttgacAAGGTAATGCTGCTGACCAGGTTGAAAGAAGAGAAGGTCATTGTGGTTCGGGAAGTTAAGCAGCACTGGGAGTACCTAAGGAATGCGGTTGGGATGCTTGAAGAGCTTTCTTCTCAGATTTCTGAAGGGATCACTGAGCAAA GCAACACTGACGCCTTGACAGAGCAAGGACGAGAGGGGCTACTGTGTTTGCTGAAAAGAAGGTCGACAGAACTCCGTGCTCGACAGGATGCTGCACGCAAAATATACCAGAATGTTTTGGGATTGCAAGCATTGTGTTTAGATGACTCTTCcacagatgaggaaaacttaGACAGTAGTTCCTCGGATGAAGATATTTGA